The Sphingopyxis sp. YR583 DNA segment GGGGTAGAGGTGGTCCGTGGTGAAATCGTGGCTGAGACGGACGATCTGGTCGATCAGGAACGCCATCGCATTCGCCACGACACGTCCCGCCGACGGTCGCTCGAGCAGACGGCGCTCGATCTCGGCGCGCCCCGCTTCGAGCGCGCCCTTGAGCAGATCAACCATCGCGCGACGGCGTTTTCCGGTATCGCTTGTTTCATCCGCAATTTCGTCGAGCCGTCCCGATAGCGCCCGGCGATCGATGATCGCGCGGCGCTGGTCGAGATTGTCGAACAGGTCGCTCATGCTTCGTCCGCCATTAGCCGCTTGAGCGCATAAAGCGCATCGAGCGCTTCGCGTGGGGCAAGCGCGTCGGGATCGATATGGCCAAGCGCCTCGCGCAGCGCATCCTTTGCGGCGGCCGGCGCCTCGGCGAGCGTGGCGGCGAAGAGCGGCAGGTCGTCGAGCCCTGCGGCGAGGCCTCCCGTCTTCTCGCGCCCCGCTTCGAGCTTGGCGAGCACCGCTTCGGCGCGCTTCACCACCCCCGCCGGAACGCCGGCGAGGCGCGCGACTGCAAGGCCATAGCTGCGGTCGGCGGGGCCTTCGGCGAGTTCGTGGAGCAGCACCAGATCGCCCTGCCATTCACGCGCGCGGACGTGGTGAAGCGACAATGCGTTCAGCGTTTCGGCAAGCCGCGTCAGTTCGTGATAGTGGGTGGCGAAGAGGCAGCGGCACTTGTTCACCTCGTGCACCGCCTCGACCACCGACCAGGCGAGCGCGAGCCCGTCGTAGGTCGATGTGCCGCGCCCGACCTCGTCGAGGATTACAAAGCTTTGCGGCGTCGCCTGCGCAAGGATCGCCGCGGTCTCGACCATCTCGACCATGAAGGTCGAGCGCCCGCGCGCCAGATTGTCGCTCGCACCGACCCGGCTGAACAGCCGGTCGACGAGTCCGAGCTTCGCCGACGCCGCAGGCACGAACCCGCCCGCCTGCGCGAGCACGACGATCAACGCATTCTGGCGCAGGAAGGTCGATTTACCGCCCATATTCGGGCCGGTGACGAGCCAGAGCCGGTCGCGCGGCGACAGCGAGACATCGTTGGGCACGAAACGATCGCCCGATTTCGCAAGTGCAGCCTCGACCACCGGATGACGGCCGCCGCTGACATCCAGACACGGCTCGTCGGCGAGGTCGGGGCGGCACCAATTGTGGCTCATCGCATGGTCGGCGAGCGACGCGGCGACATCGATGCGCGCGAGGACGTCGCACGAGGCTGCGATGGCCTCGCGCCGTGCGATCGCTGCGTCGGTCAGCGATTCGAGATGCGCGGCCTCAGCGGCGATGGCATGAACGGCCGCCTGCGTTACCCGGCTCGCGGCCTCGTGGAGATCGGATGAATTGAAGCGCACCACACCCGCGAGCGTCTGACGATGGGTGAAGCCCGATTCGGGCGCCATCAGCGCGTCGGCATGTTTTGCAGGCACCTCGACATGATAGCCGAGCACACCGTTGTGGCGGATCTTGAGCGAGGCGATGCCGGTGCGGTCGCGATAATCGGCTTCGAGCGCCGCAATGGCCTTGCGCCCGTCGCGTGCGGTTTCGCGCAACGCGTCGAGCGCATGATCATAACCCTCGGCGACGTAGCCGCCCTGCGCGGCGTCGACAGGTGGGTTTTCGATCAGCGCGCGGCTGAGTTCATCGACAAGCGTGCCATGGCCGTCGAGTCCCGGAAGCAGGCGTGCGAGCAAGGGCGGCAGGTCGGGACGCAGCGCGAGCCGTTCACGCAAAATTCGCGCGCCGCCAAGCGCATCGCGGAGCTGCGCGAGGTCGCGCGGCCCGCCGCGTCCGGCGACGAGGCGCCCGAGCGCGCGTCCGGCGTCGGGCAAGGCACGCAGCGCCGCGCGCAGTTCGCCGCGCCACAAGGCATCGCGCGCAAGACCGTCGACGAGGTCGAGCCGGTCGAGGATCGCATCCTTGTCGGTGAGCGGGCTTGCGAGATCGTCCGCGAGCAAGCGCGCACCCGCCGCGGTGACAGTGCGGTCGATCGTACCGAGCAGGCTACCGTCGCGCGCACCCGCCATCGTGCGGACGAGTTCGAGGCTTTCGCGCGTCGCGGAGTCGATCGCCATGCACCCCGACGCAAGGTGGCGAAGCGGCGGCTGGAGGAAGGTTGGTCCGCCGGTGCCGACATGGTCGAGATAGGCAACAAGCGCCCCCATCGCGGCGATTTCGCTACGCCCGAACTGGCCGAAACCATCGAGCGTCTGAACGCCGAAGAAGGTTTCGAGGCGCTTCTGCGCACTCGTGCTGGAAAAGTCTGCGGACGGTCGCCGCACGATCTGACGTGCCGAAGAAATCGGCAGTTCGTCGGCACTTTCGCTGAGCAGCAGCTCCGAAGGCGCGAGCCGGGCAAGTTCGGCGTCGACCGCCTGTACCGAAACCGCGACGACCTCAAAGCGCCCGGTCGAAATATCGGCCG contains these protein-coding regions:
- the mutS gene encoding DNA mismatch repair protein MutS, which codes for MPATARSAANSNNAASAATPMMAQYWSLKDKAGDCLLFYRMGDFFELFFDDAKAAASTLDIALTSRGEHDGQPVAMCGVPVHAAESYLARLIRAGHRVAIAEQIETPAEAKVRGGSKALVARDIVRFVTAGTLTEESLLEGRSANRLAALAQIGSDGEVAIAAADISTGRFEVVAVSVQAVDAELARLAPSELLLSESADELPISSARQIVRRPSADFSSTSAQKRLETFFGVQTLDGFGQFGRSEIAAMGALVAYLDHVGTGGPTFLQPPLRHLASGCMAIDSATRESLELVRTMAGARDGSLLGTIDRTVTAAGARLLADDLASPLTDKDAILDRLDLVDGLARDALWRGELRAALRALPDAGRALGRLVAGRGGPRDLAQLRDALGGARILRERLALRPDLPPLLARLLPGLDGHGTLVDELSRALIENPPVDAAQGGYVAEGYDHALDALRETARDGRKAIAALEADYRDRTGIASLKIRHNGVLGYHVEVPAKHADALMAPESGFTHRQTLAGVVRFNSSDLHEAASRVTQAAVHAIAAEAAHLESLTDAAIARREAIAASCDVLARIDVAASLADHAMSHNWCRPDLADEPCLDVSGGRHPVVEAALAKSGDRFVPNDVSLSPRDRLWLVTGPNMGGKSTFLRQNALIVVLAQAGGFVPAASAKLGLVDRLFSRVGASDNLARGRSTFMVEMVETAAILAQATPQSFVILDEVGRGTSTYDGLALAWSVVEAVHEVNKCRCLFATHYHELTRLAETLNALSLHHVRAREWQGDLVLLHELAEGPADRSYGLAVARLAGVPAGVVKRAEAVLAKLEAGREKTGGLAAGLDDLPLFAATLAEAPAAAKDALREALGHIDPDALAPREALDALYALKRLMADEA